In Streptomyces capitiformicae, one genomic interval encodes:
- a CDS encoding ATP-binding SpoIIE family protein phosphatase yields the protein MLARRRLELLHDAGVRVGTTLDVTRTAEELAEVTVPRFADFAAVDLPDSVLRGDEPEPFGVRRSLRRVALGAVHQESHLYEVGDPVEYVPSTPQARSLENGRPVLEPVLAEAGGWIAQDPARLERALAAGIHSLITVPLRARGTILGVVSFYRSEQPAPFEDDDLSLAHELVGRAAICIDNARRYTREHNTALTLQRSLLPRGRSEQNAVEVAYRYLPAQAGVGGDWFDVIPLSGARVALVVGDVVGHGLHAAATMGRLRTAVHNFCSLDVPPDDLLTHLDDLVGRLDRGEGWAVENTHQDSGIIGATCLYAVYDPVSRHCTLARAGHPLPAVVTPDGTVDFVDLPSGPPLGLGGMPFETVELELAEGSQLILYTDGLVEDRHRDIDTGLAKLRTALSCVGRAPEETCEVVLDALLPARPEDDVALLIARTHAIGPGRVAQWELPSDPAVVSRARMAVTEQLAAWGLDDLAFTTELVASELVTNAIRHATGPVQLRLLRDRALICEVFDGSGTSPRPRRARTEDEGGRGLFLVAQLTERWGTRYTPEGKTIWTEQPLP from the coding sequence GTGCTGGCTCGGCGGCGGCTGGAGTTGCTGCACGACGCCGGGGTCCGGGTGGGGACGACCCTGGACGTCACGCGGACCGCCGAGGAACTCGCGGAGGTGACCGTGCCGCGGTTCGCCGACTTCGCCGCCGTGGACCTGCCGGACTCCGTGCTGCGCGGTGATGAACCGGAGCCGTTCGGGGTGCGCAGGTCGTTGCGGCGGGTCGCGCTGGGGGCCGTGCACCAGGAGTCACATCTGTACGAGGTCGGCGACCCGGTCGAGTACGTGCCGAGCACCCCCCAGGCCCGTAGCCTCGAGAACGGCCGGCCGGTGCTCGAACCCGTCCTCGCCGAGGCCGGCGGCTGGATCGCCCAGGATCCGGCGCGGCTCGAACGGGCGCTCGCGGCGGGCATCCACTCCCTGATCACGGTCCCGCTGCGGGCCCGCGGCACCATCCTCGGCGTCGTCAGCTTCTACCGTTCCGAACAGCCCGCCCCGTTCGAGGACGACGACTTGTCGCTGGCCCATGAGCTGGTCGGCCGCGCGGCGATCTGCATCGACAACGCCCGCCGCTACACCCGCGAGCACAACACCGCGCTCACCCTGCAACGCAGCCTGCTGCCGCGAGGCAGGTCGGAGCAGAACGCCGTCGAGGTCGCGTACCGCTATCTGCCCGCGCAGGCGGGCGTCGGCGGCGACTGGTTCGACGTCATCCCGCTGTCCGGCGCCCGCGTGGCGCTGGTCGTCGGTGATGTCGTGGGCCACGGCCTGCACGCCGCCGCCACCATGGGCCGGCTGCGTACCGCCGTGCACAACTTCTGCTCCCTGGACGTGCCCCCGGACGACCTCCTCACCCACCTCGACGACCTGGTCGGCCGCCTCGACCGGGGTGAGGGCTGGGCCGTGGAGAACACCCACCAGGACTCCGGCATCATCGGCGCGACCTGTCTGTACGCCGTCTACGACCCGGTGTCGCGGCACTGCACCCTCGCCCGCGCCGGGCACCCGCTGCCCGCGGTGGTCACCCCCGACGGCACGGTGGACTTCGTCGACCTGCCCTCGGGGCCGCCGCTCGGCCTCGGCGGCATGCCCTTCGAGACGGTCGAGCTGGAGCTGGCCGAGGGCAGCCAGCTCATCCTCTACACCGACGGCCTGGTAGAGGACCGGCACCGGGACATCGACACCGGTCTCGCCAAGCTCCGCACCGCGCTGAGCTGCGTGGGCCGGGCGCCGGAGGAGACCTGCGAGGTGGTCCTCGACGCCCTGCTCCCGGCCCGGCCGGAGGACGACGTGGCCCTGCTGATCGCCCGTACGCACGCGATCGGCCCGGGGCGGGTCGCCCAGTGGGAGCTGCCGAGCGACCCGGCGGTCGTCTCCCGGGCCCGGATGGCGGTCACCGAACAGCTGGCCGCGTGGGGCCTGGACGACCTCGCCTTCACCACCGAACTGGTCGCCAGCGAGCTCGTCACCAACGCCATCCGCCACGCCACCGGCCCCGTCCAGCTCCGCCTCCTGCGCGACCGTGCGCTGATCTGCGAGGTCTTTGACGGCAGCGGCACGTCACCGCGACCGCGGCGGGCCCGTACCGAGGACGAGGGCGGCCGCGGCCTCTTCCTCGTGGCCCAGCTCACCGAACGCTGGGGCACCCGCTACACCCCCGAAGGCAAAACCATCTGGACGGAACAGCCACTTCCCTGA
- a CDS encoding nuclease-related domain-containing protein codes for MSGLRVIPTWRHGQERLYVCRTDGRHVAWYDREAGRVNLLSEEHGEEVLAVLGPFLTGSVTVGPPPVPTAAELALLSLHPDDDLAPNRPGEALLVALDRDPGPPRRLRPDPRRRALAAERTVGEALDRLEGAGWHTLHSVPLPGGDRIHHLVIGPGGLFCVRSLYARRQRVRVADPMVAVGRHEPRPLLRRLRADADRASYALTAEVRPVLALTEPADLAVPAPLREARVLKDTDLPELARMGGVLKAADVEALHAMARDRHTWARV; via the coding sequence ATGAGCGGACTGCGCGTCATACCGACCTGGCGCCATGGACAGGAGCGCTTGTACGTGTGCCGGACCGACGGGAGGCATGTGGCCTGGTACGACCGTGAGGCGGGCCGGGTGAACCTCCTGAGCGAGGAGCACGGCGAGGAAGTGCTCGCCGTCCTCGGCCCCTTCCTCACCGGCTCCGTCACGGTGGGCCCGCCGCCCGTGCCCACCGCCGCGGAGCTGGCCCTGCTGAGCCTTCACCCGGACGACGACCTGGCCCCCAACCGCCCCGGCGAGGCCCTCCTCGTCGCCCTCGACCGCGACCCCGGGCCGCCGCGCCGGCTGCGTCCCGATCCGCGCCGCCGTGCCCTGGCGGCGGAGCGGACGGTCGGGGAGGCGCTGGACCGGCTGGAGGGCGCGGGCTGGCACACCCTGCACTCGGTGCCGCTGCCCGGCGGGGACCGGATCCACCATCTCGTGATCGGACCCGGCGGCCTGTTCTGCGTGCGCTCCCTCTATGCCCGCAGGCAGCGCGTCAGGGTCGCCGACCCCATGGTCGCCGTCGGCCGCCACGAACCGCGCCCCCTGCTCCGCCGGCTCCGCGCCGACGCCGACCGCGCCTCCTACGCCCTGACCGCCGAGGTCCGCCCCGTCCTCGCCCTCACCGAGCCCGCCGACCTCGCCGTCCCCGCGCCCCTGCGGGAGGCCCGCGTCCTGAAGGACACCGACCTCCCGGAACTCGCCCGCATGGGCGGCGTACTCAAGGCGGCGGACGTGGAGGCCCTGCACGCGATGGCCCGCGACCGCCATACGTGGGCCCGGGTGTAG
- a CDS encoding protein-tyrosine phosphatase family protein — protein MGRPPLRTRKQSDVPAPDEPWSEVVPGLWMGGHQYARRNGTGEVELAVVRDEFDLVLTLLRLPGCGPDDGVEHHVWPIPDGPLDGTQLAGVMRLAQAACDALEDGKKVLVRCYSGYNRSGLVVAHALIRDGHSAEEAIRLIRTRRSPYALHNELFVDYLHTGLPTVRLLEELEEVTE, from the coding sequence ATGGGGAGGCCGCCGTTGCGGACGCGCAAGCAATCCGATGTTCCGGCTCCGGACGAACCGTGGAGCGAGGTGGTGCCCGGACTGTGGATGGGCGGGCACCAGTACGCGCGACGGAACGGCACCGGAGAGGTCGAACTCGCCGTCGTACGCGATGAGTTCGACCTCGTACTGACCCTTCTTCGGCTGCCCGGGTGCGGGCCCGACGACGGGGTCGAGCACCATGTGTGGCCGATCCCGGACGGGCCGCTCGACGGTACGCAGCTGGCCGGCGTGATGCGACTGGCGCAGGCCGCGTGCGACGCGCTGGAGGACGGCAAGAAGGTCCTCGTCCGCTGCTACAGCGGCTACAACCGGTCCGGTCTGGTCGTGGCGCACGCGCTGATCCGCGACGGCCACTCCGCCGAGGAGGCGATCCGGCTGATCCGCACCCGCCGCTCGCCGTACGCGCTGCACAACGAACTCTTCGTGGACTATCTGCACACCGGGCTGCCCACCGTCCGCCTGCTGGAGGAGTTGGAGGAGGTCACCGAGTAA